The Methylobacterium sp. PvR107 genome contains a region encoding:
- a CDS encoding spermidine synthase, with translation MIPWVHLDTGSVPGGGTDLRLMRRGDEFAILADTIELMNNRRSGSEVALAALACARLKDRPRARILIGGLGMGFTLRAALEHLGPDAQVVVAELVPAVIAWARGPLAHVFAGCLDDPRVDLQESDVNRLIQAGPERYDAILLDVDNGPEGLMRRSNDRLYDNWGLKRARWALRPGGILGVWSGAPDRKFKSRMQRSGFAVDEQRVHASGRGSGPKHVVWIGTRTEGAAETGRPGTGQPRAARSL, from the coding sequence GTGATACCCTGGGTTCATCTCGATACCGGGTCGGTGCCCGGCGGCGGCACGGATCTGCGCCTGATGCGGCGCGGCGACGAGTTCGCGATCCTCGCCGACACGATCGAGCTGATGAACAACCGCCGCAGCGGCTCCGAGGTCGCGCTCGCGGCGCTGGCCTGCGCGCGGCTCAAGGACAGGCCGCGGGCCCGGATCCTGATCGGCGGCCTCGGCATGGGCTTCACCCTGCGGGCGGCGCTCGAGCATCTCGGTCCCGACGCGCAGGTCGTGGTGGCCGAGCTGGTCCCGGCCGTGATCGCCTGGGCCCGGGGTCCGCTCGCCCACGTCTTCGCCGGCTGCCTGGACGATCCGCGCGTCGACCTGCAGGAATCCGACGTGAACCGCCTGATCCAGGCGGGGCCGGAACGCTACGACGCGATCCTGCTCGACGTGGATAACGGCCCGGAGGGGCTGATGCGCCGGTCGAACGACCGGCTCTACGACAATTGGGGGTTGAAGCGCGCCCGGTGGGCGCTCCGGCCGGGCGGCATCCTGGGCGTCTGGTCGGGCGCGCCGGACCGGAAGTTCAAGAGCCGGATGCAGCGCTCCGGCTTCGCGGTCGACGAGCAGCGGGTCCATGCCAGCGGCCGGGGCAGCGGGCCCAAGCACGTGGTCTGGATCGGGACCCGGACCGAGGGGGCCGCGGAGACCGGCCGCCCCGGCACCGGGCAGCCGCGCGCCGCCCGCTCGCTCTAG
- a CDS encoding LysR family transcriptional regulator, which produces MVARTETFRGGLDDVRAFCTVVDLGTVTAAAASLRETKGSVSRRISRLERALGARLMARTSRAVSPTAEGLAFYAKAQESLTLLDEAAETARDARTVPAGHLRFTTSIDFGIEVMPEIVASFRDAYPQITVEMLNTDARLDLAANRIDIALRLGGAEETGYRALVLATLAVGLYAAPAYLLRRPAPTQLADLAGHDLILARERFGAAGLPLSDGQGRTEPLSVSPAIRVSDFASAHRLTLAGAGIGHLPSLVAARAVESGALVRVLAPWATRGAALRAVTLAGRELPARVNVFREHVRAALAARDCREHYDPVNEYS; this is translated from the coding sequence ATGGTTGCGAGAACGGAAACCTTCCGGGGTGGGCTGGACGATGTGCGGGCCTTCTGCACCGTCGTCGATCTCGGCACCGTGACGGCGGCGGCGGCCAGCCTGCGCGAGACCAAGGGCAGCGTCAGCCGGCGGATCTCGCGGCTGGAGCGGGCGCTCGGTGCCCGGCTGATGGCGCGAACCTCCCGGGCGGTCTCGCCGACCGCCGAGGGTCTGGCCTTCTACGCCAAGGCCCAGGAGAGCCTGACGCTCCTCGACGAGGCGGCCGAGACCGCGCGCGACGCCCGCACGGTGCCGGCCGGGCACCTGCGATTCACCACCTCGATCGATTTCGGGATCGAGGTGATGCCCGAGATCGTCGCGAGCTTCCGGGACGCCTACCCGCAGATCACCGTGGAGATGCTCAACACCGACGCGCGCCTCGACCTTGCGGCCAACCGGATCGACATCGCCCTGCGGCTCGGCGGCGCGGAGGAGACCGGATATCGCGCGCTGGTCCTGGCGACCCTGGCGGTCGGCCTCTACGCCGCCCCCGCCTACCTGCTGCGCCGGCCGGCCCCGACGCAGCTCGCCGATCTCGCCGGGCACGACCTGATCCTCGCGCGCGAGCGGTTCGGCGCGGCGGGGTTGCCCCTCTCCGACGGGCAGGGCCGCACGGAGCCGCTCTCCGTGAGTCCGGCGATCCGGGTCAGCGACTTCGCCAGCGCGCACCGCCTGACCCTGGCGGGCGCCGGGATCGGTCATCTGCCGAGCCTCGTCGCAGCCCGGGCGGTGGAATCGGGCGCACTCGTGCGTGTCCTGGCGCCCTGGGCGACCCGCGGGGCGGCGCTGCGGGCCGTCACCCTGGCCGGACGCGAGCTGCCGGCCCGGGTCAACGTGTTCCGGGAGCATGTGCGCGCGGCGCTCGCGGCCCGCGACTGTCGCGAACACTATGATCCTGTAAACGAATACAGTTAA
- a CDS encoding YceI family protein, producing MKSILASGLLALLVATPALAQTPPTRDPAQIQAGTYAVDPGHTQVGWRVSHMGFSNYAGGFSDVSGTLELQPKNPAAAKLSVKIPVASVATTSAKLTDELKGDQWLDAAKFPDMTFVSTKVAPAGKDHAKVTGDLTLHGVTKPVTLDVTLVGAGVNPLSKKVTVGFEATGTLKRSEFGVKTYVPLIGDELHLTIAGAFEKQD from the coding sequence TTGAAGTCGATTCTCGCCTCCGGCCTTCTCGCCCTGCTGGTCGCCACCCCGGCGCTGGCTCAGACTCCGCCGACCCGCGACCCCGCGCAGATCCAGGCCGGCACCTACGCGGTCGATCCCGGCCACACCCAGGTCGGCTGGCGGGTCTCCCATATGGGCTTCTCGAATTATGCCGGCGGCTTCTCGGACGTGTCCGGCACGCTGGAGCTGCAGCCGAAGAACCCGGCCGCCGCCAAGCTGTCTGTGAAGATCCCGGTCGCCTCGGTGGCGACGACCAGCGCCAAGCTCACCGACGAGCTCAAGGGTGATCAGTGGCTCGACGCCGCCAAGTTCCCCGACATGACCTTCGTGTCCACCAAGGTCGCGCCGGCCGGCAAGGACCACGCGAAGGTGACGGGCGACCTGACGCTGCACGGCGTGACCAAGCCGGTGACGCTCGACGTCACGCTGGTCGGCGCCGGCGTGAACCCGCTGAGCAAGAAGGTCACGGTCGGCTTCGAGGCCACCGGCACGCTCAAGCGCTCGGAGTTCGGGGTGAAGACCTACGTGCCGCTGATCGGCGACGAGCTGCACCTCACCATCGCGGGTGCCTTCGAGAAGCAGGACTGA
- a CDS encoding cytochrome b gives MATAVSARRYSAVAILLHWASAACVLALIGMGLTMTHAGLAPLRQFQLYQWHKSVGITVLALTALRVLWRLTHRPPPHPAGMPTRERRAAAAAHHALYLLLVGLPLTGWAVVSLSPFNIPTVLYGIVPWPHLPLAGLVPDPAAAEGILKRVHALGAWFLAALLAIHVAAALRHHLLLRDDVLRRMLPGRRPSAAPIVEPTR, from the coding sequence ATGGCGACCGCGGTTTCCGCGCGGCGGTACTCCGCCGTGGCGATCCTGCTGCACTGGGCGAGCGCGGCGTGCGTGCTCGCCCTCATCGGCATGGGCCTGACCATGACCCATGCGGGGTTGGCGCCGCTGCGCCAGTTCCAGCTCTACCAGTGGCACAAATCCGTCGGCATCACGGTGCTGGCGCTGACGGCCCTGCGCGTCCTCTGGCGCCTGACCCACCGGCCGCCGCCGCACCCGGCCGGGATGCCGACGCGGGAGCGCCGGGCGGCCGCGGCGGCGCATCACGCGCTGTACCTGCTCCTCGTCGGGCTGCCCCTGACCGGCTGGGCCGTGGTGTCGCTGTCGCCGTTCAACATCCCGACGGTGCTGTACGGGATCGTGCCCTGGCCGCACCTGCCGCTGGCGGGCCTCGTCCCCGACCCCGCCGCCGCCGAGGGGATCCTCAAGCGGGTCCACGCCCTGGGGGCGTGGTTCCTGGCGGCTCTGCTCGCAATCCACGTGGCGGCGGCCCTGCGCCACCACCTCCTCCTGCGCGACGACGTGCTGCGCCGCATGCTGCCGGGGCGCCGGCCTTCGGCCGCCCCCATTGTGGAGCCGACCCGATGA
- a CDS encoding YceI family protein: protein MNARHLCLLAALQGALLGAILPASAAEWAVDPAKSAIRFSGVQVGVPFTGRFERFKADVDFDPAKPEAGHALVLVDLASARTGDVQRDEALPQKDWFDVRAASEARFEATRFVDKGQGDYAAIGTLTIRGTSRPVTLPFHMTLDGGAAHATGRVGLVRTEFGVGQGAWASGQWVALDVGVEVDLVAAARPATGH from the coding sequence ATGAACGCCCGTCACCTCTGCCTGCTCGCGGCGCTGCAGGGCGCACTCCTCGGCGCAATCCTGCCGGCCTCCGCCGCCGAATGGGCGGTCGATCCGGCCAAGAGTGCCATCCGGTTCTCCGGCGTGCAGGTCGGCGTCCCGTTCACCGGGCGGTTCGAGCGGTTCAAGGCCGATGTGGATTTCGACCCCGCCAAGCCCGAGGCCGGGCACGCGCTCGTGCTGGTCGACCTCGCCAGCGCGCGGACCGGGGACGTCCAGCGCGACGAGGCCCTGCCGCAGAAGGACTGGTTCGACGTCAGGGCGGCGAGCGAGGCCCGTTTCGAGGCGACCCGCTTCGTCGACAAGGGGCAGGGCGACTACGCGGCGATCGGCACCCTAACGATCCGCGGCACGAGCCGGCCGGTGACGCTGCCGTTCCACATGACGCTCGACGGCGGCGCGGCGCACGCCACCGGGCGCGTCGGCCTCGTCCGCACCGAGTTCGGCGTCGGGCAGGGGGCCTGGGCCTCGGGCCAGTGGGTGGCCCTCGACGTCGGCGTCGAGGTCGACCTCGTCGCGGCGGCGCGGCCGGCGACCGGCCACTGA
- a CDS encoding GNAT family N-acetyltransferase — MEIEVETPGPLPARSCPDIVIRPSSDADVEAMVAIYEHHIGKGVTDVSVAEEDRLLPDDLKRRRKTMRKKRLPHLVADRDGAVAGYAYAVPFRKRPAYRYTLKHSIYVHPDHLHAGIGRRLLPALIEACAAGGYRQMIGYIDAENAASLRLHEACGFERVGYLRAVGFKYGHWSDSVMVQRALGTGSEDRPG; from the coding sequence ATGGAGATCGAGGTCGAGACGCCCGGCCCGCTCCCGGCCCGGTCCTGCCCCGACATCGTCATCCGCCCCTCGTCGGACGCCGATGTCGAGGCGATGGTGGCGATCTACGAGCACCATATCGGCAAGGGCGTGACCGATGTCAGCGTCGCCGAGGAGGACCGGCTGCTCCCCGACGACCTGAAGCGGCGGCGCAAGACCATGCGCAAGAAGCGCCTGCCGCACCTCGTCGCCGACCGGGACGGCGCGGTGGCGGGCTACGCCTACGCGGTGCCGTTCCGGAAGCGGCCGGCCTACCGCTACACGCTGAAGCACTCGATCTACGTGCATCCCGACCACCTCCATGCCGGGATCGGCCGGCGGCTGCTGCCGGCCCTGATCGAGGCCTGCGCGGCGGGCGGCTACCGCCAGATGATCGGCTACATCGACGCCGAGAACGCGGCCTCCCTGCGGCTCCACGAGGCCTGCGGGTTCGAGCGGGTCGGCTACCTGCGGGCGGTGGGCTTCAAGTACGGCCACTGGTCGGACAGCGTCATGGTCCAGCGGGCGCTGGGCACCGGGTCGGAGGACCGGCCGGGGTAG
- a CDS encoding Orn/Lys/Arg decarboxylase N-terminal domain-containing protein has protein sequence MDFHRRFTVLMCAPAFDPDDLEGARLNQIVAAVEQRGFEVVRARRVEDAAIAVQTDAAVGCLVVDWGKRGLDGKGAALIDMMRRRGLEMPIVIMVRRKRLEDIPVELLDFIDGYIFLAEETPEYIARGLVSRVTQYAETLKTPFFGALVDYAEKGNQLWTCPGHNGGIFYNRSPIGRIFVEHLGEAIFRDDLDNSVLDLGDLLTHEGPALKAQKEAAKIFGAEKTYFVLNGTSASNKIVLSSLVAEDDLVLFDRNNHKAAHHGALFLGGGIPIFLETDRNAYGLIGPIFHEALDETRIREKIRRNPLVTDPEAWRRERPFRVAVIEQCTYDGTIYDAQEILEKIGHLCDYILFDEAWAGFMKFHPLYARRFAMGLTGLDETSPGIVATQSTHKQLASFSQASQIHTRDGHIRGQTRRVEHKRLNESFLVHASTSPFYPLFASLDVGAQMMKGRSGMILWDDTIRLGIEWRKKVRAIRREFEENERDPARRWFFDPFVPDVTVNADGAEVPWESVPTDELAATPRHWELKPGARWHGFTHVAPGYAITDPNKLTVLTPGFDRHTGAYAQHGVPAPIVAQYLRENRIVAEKNDLNSLLFLLTPGVESSKAGTLISGLVAFKRHHDDNVLLEEAMPEFVNRRPNRYRGVRLRDLCGEFHAFHREAGTSTLQRRQFAPEHLPEMVMPPKRAAQMLTRNKVDYVPIAEAEGRIATTLMLVYPPGIGTVLPGERLDDRAKPMLDYFKMFEASANLFPGFEAEIQGVYREVDPDGRIRFHTYVVREGA, from the coding sequence ATGGACTTCCACCGCCGCTTCACGGTCCTGATGTGCGCCCCGGCCTTCGATCCGGACGATCTGGAGGGCGCGCGCCTCAACCAGATCGTGGCGGCCGTGGAGCAGCGCGGCTTCGAGGTGGTGCGCGCCCGACGCGTCGAGGACGCCGCCATCGCCGTGCAGACCGACGCGGCGGTCGGCTGCCTCGTGGTCGATTGGGGCAAGCGCGGCCTCGACGGCAAGGGCGCCGCCCTCATCGACATGATGCGTCGGCGCGGCCTGGAGATGCCGATCGTCATCATGGTCCGCCGCAAGCGGCTGGAGGACATCCCGGTCGAGCTCCTCGACTTCATCGACGGCTACATCTTCCTCGCCGAGGAGACGCCGGAATACATCGCCCGCGGCCTCGTCAGCCGGGTCACGCAATACGCCGAGACCCTCAAGACGCCGTTCTTCGGCGCGCTCGTCGACTACGCCGAGAAGGGCAACCAGCTCTGGACCTGCCCGGGCCACAACGGCGGCATCTTCTACAACCGCTCGCCGATCGGCCGGATCTTCGTCGAGCACCTGGGCGAGGCGATCTTCCGGGACGACCTCGACAATTCGGTCCTCGACCTCGGCGACCTGCTGACCCACGAGGGCCCGGCGCTGAAGGCCCAGAAGGAGGCCGCCAAGATCTTCGGCGCGGAGAAGACCTACTTCGTCCTCAACGGCACCTCGGCCTCCAACAAGATCGTCCTGTCCTCCCTGGTGGCCGAGGACGACCTGGTCCTGTTCGACCGCAACAACCACAAGGCGGCCCATCACGGCGCCCTGTTCCTCGGCGGCGGCATCCCGATTTTTCTGGAGACGGACCGCAACGCCTACGGGCTGATCGGCCCGATCTTCCACGAGGCCCTGGACGAGACGCGGATTCGCGAAAAAATCCGCCGCAACCCGCTGGTGACCGATCCGGAGGCGTGGCGCCGGGAGCGGCCGTTCCGCGTCGCGGTGATCGAGCAATGCACCTACGACGGCACGATCTACGACGCCCAGGAGATCCTGGAGAAGATCGGCCACCTCTGCGACTACATCCTGTTCGACGAGGCCTGGGCGGGCTTCATGAAGTTCCACCCGCTCTACGCCCGCCGCTTCGCCATGGGCCTGACCGGGCTCGACGAGACCTCGCCCGGCATCGTCGCCACGCAATCGACCCACAAGCAGCTCGCGAGCTTCTCCCAGGCCTCGCAGATCCACACCCGGGACGGGCACATCCGCGGCCAGACCCGGCGGGTCGAGCACAAGCGGCTCAACGAGAGCTTCCTGGTCCACGCCTCGACCTCGCCGTTCTACCCGCTCTTCGCCTCGCTCGATGTCGGCGCCCAGATGATGAAGGGGCGCTCGGGCATGATCCTGTGGGACGACACGATCCGGCTCGGGATCGAGTGGCGCAAGAAGGTGCGGGCGATCCGGCGCGAGTTCGAGGAGAACGAGCGCGACCCGGCGCGGCGCTGGTTCTTCGACCCGTTCGTGCCGGACGTGACGGTGAACGCCGACGGCGCCGAGGTGCCGTGGGAGAGCGTGCCGACCGACGAGCTCGCGGCCACGCCGCGCCACTGGGAGCTGAAGCCCGGCGCGCGCTGGCACGGCTTCACCCACGTGGCGCCGGGCTACGCGATCACCGACCCGAACAAGCTCACCGTGCTGACCCCCGGCTTCGACCGGCACACCGGCGCCTACGCCCAGCACGGCGTGCCGGCGCCGATCGTGGCGCAATACCTGCGTGAGAACCGGATCGTCGCCGAGAAGAACGACCTGAACTCGCTGCTCTTCCTGCTGACCCCGGGGGTCGAATCCTCGAAGGCCGGCACGCTGATCTCGGGCCTCGTCGCCTTCAAGCGGCACCACGACGACAACGTCCTGCTGGAGGAGGCCATGCCGGAATTCGTCAATCGCCGGCCGAACCGCTACCGCGGCGTGCGCCTGCGCGACCTCTGCGGCGAGTTCCACGCCTTCCATCGGGAGGCCGGCACCTCCACGCTGCAGCGGCGGCAATTCGCCCCCGAGCACCTGCCCGAGATGGTGATGCCGCCCAAGCGCGCCGCCCAGATGCTGACCCGCAACAAGGTCGACTACGTGCCGATCGCGGAAGCGGAGGGCCGGATCGCCACCACGCTGATGCTGGTCTACCCCCCGGGCATCGGCACGGTGCTGCCGGGTGAGCGCCTGGACGATAGGGCGAAGCCGATGCTCGACTATTTCAAGATGTTCGAGGCCTCCGCCAACCTGTTCCCGGGCTTCGAGGCCGAGATCCAGGGCGTCTACCGCGAGGTCGATCCGGACGGGCGGATCCGCTTTCACACCTATGTCGTGCGCGAGGGGGCCTGA
- a CDS encoding LamB/YcsF family protein, translating into MIVDLNCDMGEGFGIYRLGDDAGMLTIATSANIACGFHAGDPLVMHETLRLAAANGVQAGAHPGFLDLWGFGRRPIHGERPADVEKAVLYQVGALLALAQDAGCPVRHVKTHGALGNIANEDADLALAVARAIRTLDRDLIFVVMPGLETERAGERLGLPLVREVYADRAYAENGNLVSRKLPGAVLHAPDAVAERVVRMLGDGAISCMSGGRIPTRIDSVCVHGDTPGAVAMAARLRDGLAAQGIALRPMAEVIGA; encoded by the coding sequence ATGATCGTCGACCTGAACTGCGACATGGGCGAGGGCTTCGGCATCTACCGCCTGGGCGACGATGCCGGGATGCTGACCATCGCCACCTCGGCCAACATCGCCTGCGGCTTCCACGCCGGCGACCCGCTCGTCATGCACGAGACCCTGCGGCTTGCCGCCGCGAACGGCGTCCAGGCCGGCGCCCATCCGGGCTTCCTCGATCTCTGGGGCTTCGGCCGGCGCCCGATCCACGGCGAGCGGCCGGCGGATGTCGAGAAGGCCGTGCTCTACCAAGTCGGCGCCCTGCTCGCGCTGGCGCAGGACGCGGGCTGCCCGGTGCGGCACGTGAAGACCCACGGGGCGCTCGGCAACATCGCCAACGAGGACGCGGATCTCGCCCTGGCGGTGGCCCGGGCGATCCGCACCCTCGACCGCGACCTGATCTTCGTGGTGATGCCCGGCCTGGAGACCGAGCGCGCCGGGGAGCGGCTCGGCCTGCCCCTCGTCCGCGAGGTCTACGCCGACCGGGCCTACGCGGAGAACGGCAACCTCGTCTCGCGCAAGCTGCCCGGGGCGGTGCTGCACGCGCCCGACGCGGTGGCCGAGCGGGTCGTGCGGATGCTCGGCGACGGGGCGATTTCCTGCATGTCCGGAGGGCGGATCCCGACCCGGATCGACAGCGTCTGCGTCCACGGCGACACGCCGGGCGCCGTGGCGATGGCCGCGCGGCTGCGCGACGGCCTCGCCGCGCAGGGCATCGCGCTCCGGCCCATGGCCGAAGTGATCGGCGCCTGA
- a CDS encoding hydroxyacid dehydrogenase: MITGPCLIVQPIHAAGLDRLRAAGLEPRPASGTDAETLGREVAGCVAVITRNTGFPAGAIAAAPDLRVIGVHGTGTDHVAKAAATEAGIVVVNTPGANAVSVAEQTLALIFALAKALPGADRSVRAGDDSFKFTTRLVELAGLTLGLVGFGAIGQATARLGAALGLRVLAYGPSRPDADFANAGALRAASVDTLLAEADIVSLHVPLTPDTRGLIGRAQLARMKRDAFLINTSRGGLIDEAALIEALEAGTIAGAGLDVFAQEPLPADHPLARQARAILTPHVGGSTEAALIRTAETAAGRVVDVLAGRRPGGLVNPDVWPHRRAL, from the coding sequence GTGATCACCGGTCCGTGCCTCATCGTCCAGCCGATCCACGCGGCGGGCCTCGACCGGCTGCGCGCGGCCGGGCTGGAACCGCGCCCGGCCAGCGGCACCGACGCCGAGACCCTGGGGCGCGAGGTCGCCGGCTGCGTGGCCGTCATCACCCGCAACACCGGCTTCCCGGCCGGCGCCATCGCGGCGGCGCCGGACCTTCGGGTGATCGGCGTCCACGGGACCGGCACCGACCACGTCGCCAAGGCGGCGGCGACCGAGGCCGGGATCGTGGTGGTCAACACGCCGGGCGCCAACGCCGTCTCGGTGGCCGAGCAGACGCTGGCGCTGATCTTCGCCCTGGCCAAGGCCCTGCCCGGCGCCGACCGCTCGGTCCGGGCCGGCGACGACAGCTTCAAGTTCACCACCCGTCTCGTCGAGCTCGCCGGCCTGACGCTCGGCCTCGTCGGCTTCGGGGCGATCGGGCAGGCCACCGCGCGGCTCGGCGCCGCGCTGGGCCTGCGGGTGCTGGCCTACGGGCCGAGCCGCCCCGACGCCGATTTCGCCAATGCCGGCGCGCTGCGGGCCGCCTCGGTCGACACGCTCCTCGCTGAGGCCGACATCGTCTCGCTGCACGTGCCGCTGACCCCGGACACACGCGGCCTGATCGGCCGGGCGCAGCTCGCCCGGATGAAGCGGGACGCGTTCCTGATCAACACCAGCCGCGGCGGCCTGATCGACGAGGCGGCCCTGATCGAGGCGCTGGAGGCCGGCACGATCGCGGGCGCCGGGCTCGATGTGTTCGCGCAGGAGCCCCTGCCCGCCGACCATCCCCTCGCCCGCCAGGCGCGGGCGATCCTGACGCCCCATGTCGGCGGCTCCACGGAGGCGGCGCTGATCCGCACCGCCGAGACCGCGGCGGGCCGGGTGGTCGACGTCCTCGCCGGCCGGCGGCCGGGCGGGCTGGTCAACCCGGATGTCTGGCCGCACCGGCGCGCCCTGTGA
- a CDS encoding DUF6894 family protein encodes MGRYFFNLRYGTDPGRIAIDPEGSVLPDAAAARAYALQAARDLIRRGRSDAVRDWFACAFDIVDAAGRPVLTVPFSETIPDAAEE; translated from the coding sequence ATGGGCCGCTACTTCTTCAACCTCCGCTACGGGACCGACCCCGGCCGGATCGCGATCGACCCGGAGGGCAGCGTCCTGCCGGACGCCGCGGCGGCGCGGGCCTATGCGCTGCAGGCGGCCCGGGACCTGATCCGCCGCGGCCGCTCGGACGCGGTGCGGGATTGGTTCGCCTGCGCGTTCGACATCGTCGACGCGGCCGGCCGGCCGGTTCTGACGGTGCCGTTCAGCGAGACCATCCCGGACGCGGCGGAGGAGTGA
- a CDS encoding Crp/Fnr family transcriptional regulator, with amino-acid sequence MDHTAQRDTRNQLLRAMRAEDFATLRPHLRHAELPLGEPLIRSHQPVEDLYFLDSGVASITAEASQGRAEVGMTGREGMVGAVPVLLGSDRVASACFVQIAGAAWRIPAAALSAATEASPSLHRLLLRYVQTELVQARHTAYVNATFTLETRLARWLLMCHDRTDGDDLPLKHECLSMMLGVQRSGVTLALQNLKGGGGIRGRRGRVQILDRERLRLVANASYGAAEAEYARLIGGA; translated from the coding sequence GTGGACCACACGGCACAGCGCGACACGCGCAACCAGCTCCTGCGGGCGATGCGGGCTGAAGATTTCGCTACGCTCCGGCCGCATCTGCGCCACGCGGAGCTGCCGCTCGGGGAGCCTCTGATCCGGAGCCATCAGCCGGTCGAGGACCTGTACTTCCTGGACAGCGGCGTCGCCTCGATCACCGCCGAGGCCAGCCAGGGCCGGGCCGAGGTCGGCATGACCGGCCGGGAGGGGATGGTCGGGGCCGTGCCGGTCCTGCTCGGCTCCGACCGGGTGGCGAGCGCGTGCTTCGTCCAGATCGCCGGCGCGGCGTGGCGCATCCCGGCCGCGGCCCTGTCGGCGGCGACCGAAGCCAGCCCGAGCCTGCACCGCCTGCTTCTGCGCTACGTGCAGACCGAGCTCGTGCAGGCGCGGCACACGGCCTACGTCAACGCGACCTTCACGCTCGAGACGCGCCTCGCGCGCTGGCTGCTGATGTGCCACGACCGTACGGACGGGGACGACCTGCCGCTCAAGCACGAATGCCTGTCGATGATGCTCGGCGTGCAGCGCTCGGGCGTCACGCTGGCGTTGCAGAACCTAAAGGGCGGCGGCGGCATCCGCGGCCGGCGGGGCCGCGTCCAGATCCTCGACCGGGAGCGGCTCCGGCTGGTGGCGAATGCCAGCTACGGGGCGGCGGAAGCGGAATACGCGCGGCTGATCGGGGGCGCCTGA
- a CDS encoding helix-turn-helix domain-containing protein — protein sequence MRPLPAAANPVLAKLDGVGPLPEADRAPLRAIMADSRWVAVGLVSEDGDPLPSTPIDPADTTGLTRVPVNRSLRDMRQDGPIARRERRPRILDLPRLRARAAFDPAYLQRTGRDAA from the coding sequence ATGCGGCCGCTCCCGGCCGCCGCCAATCCCGTCCTCGCCAAGCTCGACGGCGTCGGCCCGCTGCCGGAGGCGGACCGCGCGCCGCTGCGCGCGATCATGGCCGATTCGCGCTGGGTAGCGGTGGGCCTCGTCAGCGAGGATGGCGATCCTTTGCCGAGCACCCCGATCGATCCGGCCGACACGACCGGCCTGACCCGCGTCCCCGTCAACCGCTCGCTCCGGGACATGCGACAGGACGGTCCGATCGCGCGGCGCGAGCGCCGCCCGCGCATCCTCGACCTGCCGCGCCTGCGCGCCCGCGCCGCGTTCGACCCGGCCTATCTGCAGCGGACCGGGCGCGACGCCGCGTAG
- a CDS encoding TadE/TadG family type IV pilus assembly protein, protein MWIGLKTAAIMSRAAHAETAGADRRLGPRALLAFSRSRDGASAVEFAIVAMPFLALVGATLEAGITYFAQEILQQAVTDAGRQIYTGQFQGNNAGVTDSTTLLNNFRTAMCFPGGKPRVTIFPCANVRISITKAASFDSAAPVQATATNPKTGVSDWNAGFASYTCARASDVVVVQAAVDMPVFFPLLGAAKATLPNGRRVLQAASVFQVEPFNSSNACPSSS, encoded by the coding sequence ATGTGGATCGGTCTCAAGACGGCAGCCATCATGAGCCGCGCGGCGCATGCGGAGACGGCCGGGGCGGATCGCCGCCTGGGGCCTCGCGCCCTGCTGGCCTTTTCCCGCAGCCGGGATGGCGCCTCGGCGGTGGAATTCGCGATCGTGGCGATGCCGTTCCTGGCGCTGGTCGGAGCCACCCTGGAGGCCGGCATAACCTATTTCGCGCAGGAGATCCTGCAGCAGGCGGTGACCGATGCCGGCCGCCAGATCTACACGGGCCAGTTCCAGGGGAACAATGCCGGCGTCACCGATTCCACGACGCTGCTCAACAACTTCCGCACCGCCATGTGCTTCCCCGGCGGCAAGCCGCGGGTCACGATCTTTCCCTGCGCCAACGTGCGCATCAGCATCACGAAGGCCGCGAGCTTCGACTCGGCCGCGCCCGTACAGGCGACGGCGACCAACCCGAAGACCGGGGTGTCGGACTGGAATGCGGGCTTCGCGTCGTACACCTGCGCCCGGGCGAGCGACGTCGTCGTCGTCCAGGCGGCGGTCGACATGCCGGTCTTCTTCCCGCTGCTCGGTGCCGCCAAGGCCACGCTGCCCAATGGGCGCCGCGTCCTCCAGGCCGCCAGCGTCTTCCAGGTCGAGCCGTTCAACTCCTCCAACGCCTGCCCCTCCAGCTCGTGA